The Rhodocytophaga rosea genome has a segment encoding these proteins:
- a CDS encoding TolC family protein, whose translation MFHLKRFSFVFFLVIYSCLAFGQRTLTLPQVIDMAQKQSPAYKQATTSLNSSYWRYRSFRANFLPQLVLRGTLPELNRTISPVIQPDGSEAFRRRSLAVSSLGLFLEQNIGPTGGTIYLSSDLSRIDLISPSSTTYQASPAIFGFNQPIFRFNPYKWETRISPLLYEESLRKFNEDMEFISVTATNLFFDLLLAQISYDIARKNQSNTDTLFKIAQGRYELGKIAENDLLQLELSLMNAGQAVTKSSLDKETSALRLKTYLGMSETETITLVEPTTTPSLT comes from the coding sequence ATGTTCCACCTCAAACGATTTTCATTCGTATTCTTCCTTGTTATTTATTCTTGCCTTGCTTTTGGTCAGCGAACACTTACCCTGCCACAAGTGATTGACATGGCCCAGAAGCAGTCGCCTGCTTACAAACAAGCTACCACTTCTCTCAATTCCAGTTACTGGCGCTACCGTAGCTTTCGAGCCAACTTTTTACCTCAACTTGTGCTGAGAGGAACCCTGCCAGAATTAAACCGGACCATCAGCCCGGTTATACAGCCAGATGGAAGTGAAGCATTCCGGCGCCGGAGTTTGGCCGTATCCAGCCTGGGGTTATTTCTGGAGCAGAATATTGGTCCGACTGGTGGAACGATCTATTTGTCATCGGACCTCAGCCGCATAGACCTGATCTCTCCTTCTTCTACTACCTACCAGGCAAGTCCAGCCATTTTCGGGTTTAATCAGCCTATTTTCAGGTTTAATCCTTATAAGTGGGAAACCCGCATCTCTCCCCTGCTTTATGAGGAATCGCTCCGCAAGTTCAATGAAGACATGGAATTCATTTCGGTAACGGCCACAAATCTGTTTTTTGATTTACTACTTGCCCAGATCAGTTACGATATTGCCCGAAAAAACCAGTCGAATACAGATACACTATTTAAAATAGCCCAGGGCCGCTATGAACTGGGTAAAATAGCCGAAAATGACCTTTTGCAACTCGAACTCAGCTTAATGAATGCAGGTCAGGCCGTTACCAAATCGAGCCTTGATAAGGAAACCTCAGCACTTCGTCTGAAAACTTATTTAGGCATGTCAGAAACTGAAACGATTACATTAGTAGAACCAACAACTACCCCCAGTTTGACGTAG
- a CDS encoding Kelch repeat-containing protein gives MKKTIILTFIITCASLPLYQFSWKQPLAAWKTITPAAENRSENAFARVGDQFFLFGGRKKQTVEIYDAKAGTWKKGANVPMEMHHFQAIDYKGEVYVLGAFTGDYPHETPIPAIQIYNPKTDKWREGAQIPEGRRRGAAGVAVYKDKIYLVCGITDGHWDGHVTWVDEYDPKTDSWKVLPDAPRGRDHFQAAIVGDQMLVAGGRRSTAKINQVLNLTIGEVDVYDFKKGTWTTLPAEKNIPTQRAGCTSVTIGNQVIVIGGESPQKLAHNQTEAFNMKTNTWETLPSLQTGRHGTQAVVYKNKVYIAAGSANQGGGPEINSMEVLE, from the coding sequence ATGAAAAAGACCATTATACTTACTTTTATTATAACCTGTGCTTCCTTGCCGCTGTATCAATTCTCGTGGAAGCAACCTCTGGCTGCCTGGAAAACCATTACCCCAGCCGCTGAGAACCGCAGCGAAAATGCATTTGCCAGGGTAGGCGACCAGTTCTTTTTATTTGGAGGCCGCAAAAAACAAACGGTAGAAATATACGATGCAAAAGCCGGCACCTGGAAAAAAGGGGCAAATGTACCTATGGAAATGCATCATTTTCAAGCCATCGATTACAAAGGGGAAGTGTATGTCTTAGGCGCCTTTACCGGCGATTATCCGCATGAGACACCCATTCCCGCGATACAGATTTATAACCCGAAAACAGACAAATGGCGCGAAGGTGCCCAGATTCCGGAAGGCCGCAGAAGAGGAGCTGCCGGTGTAGCCGTGTATAAAGATAAAATATACCTGGTGTGTGGCATTACTGATGGACACTGGGACGGACATGTAACCTGGGTAGATGAATATGATCCGAAAACGGATAGCTGGAAAGTATTGCCGGATGCGCCCAGAGGAAGAGACCATTTTCAGGCAGCCATTGTAGGCGATCAGATGCTGGTAGCCGGAGGCAGGCGATCTACAGCCAAAATTAACCAGGTACTCAACCTCACCATTGGAGAAGTAGATGTATATGATTTCAAAAAAGGAACATGGACTACTTTACCAGCTGAAAAAAATATTCCTACCCAGCGGGCAGGTTGTACATCGGTGACTATAGGCAACCAGGTAATCGTGATTGGCGGCGAAAGTCCGCAGAAGCTGGCGCACAACCAGACGGAGGCATTTAATATGAAAACAAATACCTGGGAAACACTTCCTAGTTTGCAAACCGGCCGACATGGAACGCAGGCAGTGGTATATAAGAACAAAGTATATATTGCAGCAGGTTCTGCTAACCAGGGAGGTGGCCCGGAAATAAATTCTATGGAAGTGCTGGAATAG
- a CDS encoding sensor histidine kinase yields the protein MKRKSLQLMVALAAFSLAGLLVIQGIWFKRAFDVEEKQFAEKANIALRTVSHQILLQEKDASTAIAPVIQQASNRFYVPLNRPVQYRLLDSLVRTQLAIQHLNTEYQLAVYEAKNNLLVLGNYTAGNTVKADTACIDRAQAPEPINFSVTFPAKTTYLASSMGIWFFTAFTFLVVLVVFSFMAIRMLKEKRLSEMKTDFMNHMTHELKTPVTNLSIASEVLQKQHGKLDPQKISRYASIIFQETQRLQLQVDRVLQIAALESGQIKLNRQEIDINQLLGSITETASEKIKKRNGHIQMHLEARNAVIQADALHVSNMLYNLLDNADKYSLQEPEITVSTYNKENGLIIAITDKGIGMSKQTQHLIFDKFYRATQGDIQQVGGFGLGLSYVAQIVKAHQGTIQVKSVPNAGSTFEVFFQCA from the coding sequence ATGAAAAGGAAATCCTTACAACTCATGGTAGCGCTGGCTGCCTTTTCCCTGGCCGGTTTACTGGTAATTCAGGGAATATGGTTTAAAAGGGCGTTTGACGTAGAAGAAAAGCAATTTGCCGAGAAAGCCAATATTGCGCTCCGGACGGTTTCGCATCAGATTCTCTTGCAGGAAAAAGATGCTTCTACAGCTATTGCACCAGTTATACAACAAGCGTCCAACCGTTTTTATGTACCACTGAACAGGCCGGTACAATACCGTTTGCTCGATTCTCTGGTGAGGACACAACTAGCCATTCAGCACCTGAATACAGAATACCAACTGGCGGTATATGAGGCAAAAAATAATCTCTTAGTTCTGGGGAATTATACCGCCGGCAACACAGTAAAAGCAGATACGGCCTGTATCGACCGGGCTCAGGCACCCGAACCCATTAATTTTAGTGTCACTTTTCCGGCCAAAACCACCTATCTGGCGAGTAGTATGGGAATCTGGTTTTTTACGGCCTTTACTTTTCTGGTGGTGCTGGTGGTATTTTCATTTATGGCGATCCGGATGCTGAAAGAAAAGCGGCTTTCGGAAATGAAAACAGATTTTATGAACCACATGACCCATGAGCTGAAAACGCCGGTTACTAATCTGTCGATTGCCAGCGAAGTGCTTCAAAAACAGCATGGCAAATTAGATCCACAGAAAATAAGCAGGTATGCCTCCATTATTTTTCAGGAAACCCAGCGGCTGCAACTACAAGTAGACCGGGTATTGCAAATAGCAGCTCTTGAAAGTGGACAGATTAAGCTTAACAGGCAGGAAATAGACATTAACCAACTGCTAGGCAGCATCACCGAAACTGCCAGCGAAAAAATAAAAAAGCGCAATGGGCATATACAGATGCACCTGGAAGCACGAAACGCTGTTATCCAGGCAGATGCGCTGCATGTGAGCAATATGTTGTATAATTTACTCGATAATGCGGATAAATATTCCCTGCAAGAGCCAGAGATAACGGTAAGTACCTATAACAAAGAAAATGGCCTCATTATCGCCATCACAGATAAAGGAATAGGCATGAGCAAGCAAACACAGCACCTGATTTTTGATAAATTTTACAGGGCAACGCAGGGAGATATACAGCAGGTAGGTGGATTTGGCCTGGGATTGAGTTATGTAGCCCAGATTGTAAAAGCCCACCAGGGAACCATTCAGGTGAAAAGTGTACCCAATGCAGGGAGTACGTTTGAAGTATTTTTCCAGTGTGCCTAA
- a CDS encoding tetratricopeptide repeat-containing S1 family peptidase, which produces MTKLVSGCILCLILFNGFTAFSQQKEAWIMQPKEKWKPIALINEVWYQNGERYVHSSFEYAATGFLIDTGTDTLAVTAKHVLWIAKTKAMNRVDMGNSLQKWLMHPKNNLADSVVIDRLLNADTSEVLQGPASTITQRDWLVFSTSYHSPAIQPLKPRYSKVNPGEKIYIFASPYEEKSSITIETRVIEAMGTRIIIDIDSTFKVGGASGSPIVDENGYLIGILGGSSVSRKTGKPAIYAISTHYLQKALDQDKNLNTPLISAQELLLPIILSKGMKAAVKEYRRHYASHESRLKYDLESPSLNKLGQHLLLLNHPKDAIEAFQLSIADFPWYFETYNLLGNAYVAAGNSIKAIKAYQQSVKLYPEDKTAQEAINTLSAK; this is translated from the coding sequence ATGACCAAACTTGTGTCGGGGTGCATTCTCTGTTTGATACTATTCAATGGGTTTACTGCCTTTTCACAGCAAAAAGAAGCCTGGATCATGCAACCCAAAGAAAAATGGAAACCCATTGCACTTATTAATGAAGTATGGTATCAGAATGGAGAACGCTATGTACATTCCTCTTTTGAATATGCTGCTACCGGATTTTTGATCGACACTGGAACAGATACCCTGGCGGTAACCGCTAAACATGTGTTGTGGATAGCCAAAACTAAAGCTATGAACCGGGTAGACATGGGCAATTCACTTCAGAAATGGCTGATGCATCCTAAGAACAATCTGGCTGACTCGGTAGTAATTGACCGCTTACTGAATGCAGATACCAGTGAAGTATTGCAGGGACCAGCATCCACCATTACACAAAGAGACTGGCTCGTTTTTTCGACCAGCTACCACTCTCCTGCTATTCAGCCTCTCAAACCCAGGTACTCTAAAGTAAACCCGGGAGAAAAAATATACATTTTTGCCAGCCCGTATGAAGAAAAATCATCTATAACGATTGAAACCAGAGTGATTGAAGCCATGGGAACCAGAATTATTATTGATATAGATTCAACCTTCAAAGTGGGGGGCGCCAGCGGTTCGCCTATTGTGGATGAAAACGGCTACCTGATTGGTATTCTGGGAGGCAGTTCTGTCAGTAGAAAAACAGGCAAACCAGCTATATATGCTATCTCCACTCATTATTTACAAAAAGCACTTGACCAGGACAAAAATCTAAATACGCCTTTGATTTCTGCCCAGGAACTATTGCTCCCAATTATTTTGAGTAAAGGAATGAAAGCGGCAGTTAAAGAGTATCGCCGCCATTACGCTAGTCATGAGAGCCGTTTAAAATATGATCTGGAATCTCCCTCGCTCAACAAGTTAGGGCAGCATCTGTTATTGCTAAACCACCCTAAAGATGCAATTGAGGCATTTCAATTAAGCATAGCCGATTTCCCCTGGTATTTTGAAACGTATAACTTGCTGGGAAATGCCTATGTAGCAGCAGGAAATTCAATAAAAGCCATAAAAGCTTATCAGCAATCCGTCAAACTTTATCCGGAAGACAAAACTGCACAGGAAGCGATCAACACTCTTTCTGCAAAATAG
- a CDS encoding outer membrane beta-barrel protein — protein MFAQSFEKGNVIITAGYGFGNLSKALFKTYSNNTGYKSSSIGPAFGKVEFAVSDKVGIGLNFAHIGVDANYKMDDNYEGNINFKNTSVLGRINLHFANSEKFDAYWGAGLGYRFGGWKHTDNDPNTVSDGEIPTMIPFGFETTVGVRYFFIKNLGVYAELGIAKAPIQFGLSAKF, from the coding sequence ATGTTCGCTCAATCTTTTGAAAAGGGAAATGTAATTATTACGGCCGGGTATGGTTTTGGTAATCTGAGCAAAGCTTTGTTTAAAACCTATTCCAATAATACCGGGTATAAATCTTCAAGTATAGGTCCTGCCTTCGGAAAAGTTGAATTTGCGGTTTCAGATAAAGTAGGAATTGGGCTTAATTTCGCCCATATCGGGGTAGATGCCAATTATAAAATGGATGATAATTATGAGGGAAATATTAACTTTAAAAACACAAGTGTATTAGGCCGTATCAACCTTCACTTTGCCAACAGCGAAAAATTCGATGCATATTGGGGCGCAGGTTTAGGCTACCGATTTGGCGGGTGGAAACATACCGATAATGATCCTAACACAGTGAGCGATGGTGAAATTCCTACTATGATTCCTTTCGGATTTGAGACAACAGTAGGGGTTAGGTATTTCTTTATCAAGAATTTAGGTGTATATGCTGAGCTTGGTATTGCTAAAGCGCCTATTCAGTTTGGCTTAAGTGCTAAATTCTAA
- a CDS encoding formylglycine-generating enzyme family protein, with protein sequence MATFRYSAPQPPLIKMVRIQADTFSMGKPMPVKGEANEYPLHVVSTGAFEIGTIEVTQAQFEKVMGYNPSKNKSASKPVERVSWFDAIRFCNKLSEMEGLKPCYTMDAFLGYQCNFEADGYRLPTEAEWELASGKTSKEIPAAQVSEYAWHASNSKNETKATGLKKPNASGLYDVYGNVWEWCYDFYGEDYFSQSPVSSPKGPETGNLKVLKGGAMDADPQLNRSSYRYRLVPEYTSHNIGFRVARTVKVY encoded by the coding sequence GTGGCCACTTTCCGATATTCTGCTCCGCAACCACCACTCATTAAAATGGTACGTATCCAGGCTGATACATTTTCAATGGGAAAACCTATGCCTGTGAAAGGAGAAGCCAATGAATATCCGCTACATGTAGTATCCACCGGAGCATTTGAAATTGGCACAATTGAAGTAACACAGGCACAATTCGAAAAAGTGATGGGCTATAATCCTAGTAAAAATAAAAGTGCCAGCAAGCCAGTAGAAAGAGTTTCCTGGTTTGATGCAATCAGGTTTTGCAATAAACTCTCAGAAATGGAAGGGCTGAAACCTTGTTATACGATGGATGCTTTTTTAGGCTACCAGTGCAATTTTGAAGCTGATGGATACCGATTGCCTACCGAAGCCGAATGGGAATTAGCCAGTGGCAAAACCTCGAAAGAAATACCTGCCGCTCAAGTAAGTGAGTATGCCTGGCATGCCAGTAATTCGAAAAATGAGACCAAAGCTACAGGACTGAAAAAACCGAATGCTTCCGGACTGTATGATGTATATGGCAACGTCTGGGAATGGTGTTATGATTTTTACGGGGAAGATTATTTCTCGCAATCTCCGGTTTCATCTCCCAAAGGACCGGAAACAGGCAATCTAAAAGTTCTGAAAGGTGGAGCAATGGATGCAGATCCACAACTCAACCGTTCGTCGTACCGCTACCGGCTGGTCCCAGAATACACCAGCCATAATATTGGCTTTCGGGTTGCCCGGACTGTGAAGGTATATTAG
- a CDS encoding TolC family protein has translation MLEAQQEVARARGNTGLNVDIFAEFGLVKSATAVPDLYVNPQDQQRVRVGFNIPIMTWGKNKALVQTATANKDLTETVISQEKLNFEQQVSLQANQFNLVRDQLAIGIKSDEIAQKRYDITKNRYVIGKIGITDLNIALQEKDRAKQDYVAALRSFWLGYYTLRLFTLYDFENKQPIRYAPGN, from the coding sequence TTGCTGGAAGCCCAGCAAGAAGTGGCCAGAGCCAGGGGAAATACAGGCTTAAATGTGGACATATTTGCAGAATTTGGCCTGGTAAAAAGTGCTACTGCTGTCCCGGATTTATACGTAAACCCACAAGACCAGCAAAGAGTCAGGGTAGGATTCAATATTCCAATTATGACCTGGGGAAAAAACAAAGCACTGGTACAAACGGCTACTGCTAATAAAGACCTAACTGAAACAGTAATATCGCAGGAAAAACTTAATTTCGAACAGCAGGTTTCCCTGCAAGCCAATCAGTTTAACCTGGTAAGAGACCAGCTGGCCATTGGCATTAAATCGGATGAGATTGCCCAGAAACGCTATGATATTACCAAAAACCGCTATGTGATTGGCAAAATTGGCATTACCGACCTCAATATTGCCTTGCAGGAAAAAGACCGCGCTAAACAGGATTATGTAGCTGCCCTGCGATCGTTCTGGCTCGGCTACTATACACTCCGGCTCTTTACATTATATGATTTTGAAAACAAACAACCCATCCGCTATGCTCCTGGCAATTAA
- a CDS encoding DUF2911 domain-containing protein yields MKIYTICFLLVLQLASSIVQAQIDFPNLSPPAYLKQKVGFMDITVEYERPAVRERKIMDGLVPFGKIWRTGAGKCTRISFSEDVTIHNTPVKAGSYSLFTVPNATEWTVIFNTDTTLYGAYDYDEKKDVVRFTLVPQKPGRFYETFTIDIDIVNNNAQFYLSWENTQIHFPVFTGTDERIMASIHQQLIEGKSDNGNVYEGAADYYIMNNKGLQQALQFAELAIRNNGEVSSYYRKMQILDKLGKYPEAIEAAKAGIGYIRKFGKKHNYDIPLEIATLENHITELKNKMDGR; encoded by the coding sequence ATGAAAATTTATACTATTTGTTTTCTGCTTGTACTGCAATTAGCCAGTTCAATTGTGCAGGCACAAATTGATTTTCCAAATCTGAGTCCGCCGGCTTACCTCAAGCAAAAAGTAGGATTTATGGATATTACCGTAGAATACGAACGGCCGGCTGTCCGTGAGCGTAAAATTATGGATGGGCTGGTGCCTTTCGGGAAAATCTGGCGCACTGGTGCCGGCAAATGTACCAGAATCAGTTTTAGTGAGGATGTAACGATTCATAACACGCCTGTTAAAGCCGGATCCTATTCCCTATTTACTGTTCCCAATGCCACCGAGTGGACCGTTATTTTCAATACAGATACTACTTTGTATGGTGCCTACGATTATGATGAAAAAAAAGACGTAGTCCGTTTTACATTGGTACCACAGAAACCCGGACGTTTTTATGAAACCTTCACCATTGATATAGATATTGTAAATAACAATGCCCAGTTCTATCTATCCTGGGAAAACACCCAGATTCATTTTCCAGTCTTCACTGGTACCGACGAAAGGATTATGGCTTCTATTCATCAGCAATTGATCGAGGGCAAATCGGATAATGGCAATGTATATGAAGGGGCTGCCGATTATTATATCATGAATAATAAAGGTTTGCAGCAAGCTTTACAATTTGCCGAACTGGCCATCCGGAATAATGGAGAAGTATCCAGTTACTACCGTAAAATGCAGATTTTAGATAAGCTGGGCAAGTATCCGGAAGCGATTGAGGCGGCTAAAGCTGGTATTGGGTACATTCGCAAATTTGGCAAAAAGCATAATTATGATATACCTCTGGAAATCGCTACGCTGGAAAACCACATCACTGAGCTAAAGAATAAGATGGATGGCCGTTAA
- a CDS encoding PAS domain S-box protein: MPQKQLTLELLTAEIKRLHQENQLLQQELLIQKTQTQLLQKQIGAPTPESSQQAYLTNLPSGPEEQSNRNEEMNAIEEELRQSLEHTLELNEKIATSEAQYRLISESMRDMICLHDLEGIYTYVTPSSKNLVGYEPEELLGKNPYDYFHPEDIEKIRVTSHNKTRQGLADTIVEYRFRHKKGHYVWLETVTEALRNENNEIYGLHTASRDISQRKQVEKERDNFFNYSIDILTIIDYEGKIIRANFAWEYILGFPVKETEGNFIYDFIHPEDVNKTLAILSQHKQEADVTIDFETRYLCKDGNYRWVSWNYVPFPSENLVYGFGRDITQLKLSEEAARLAQFSIDHASDSVFWIGPDASILRVNKTACLLLGYTEEEMLRMKVADTDPNYSEEVWPEHWQELREKKNMIFESAHRTKDGTIRPTEVSVNYFQYNGKEYNFAFARDITERKQAEERLQFNSLILSRVNDAIVGVDQQYNINYWSESAERQYGLSAADVLEKPLSTAYTFEWLHPEDEQHMATSLAQKGYCKFEVRQTLYNGKKLFAEMVVQQMTDLFGKNMGLFAIIHDITERKQAEQQLLERETMLEIIFNESTDALFLVESESGKIIKCNNKAIEFFEADSEEELKGKFGPSFHKHPFTEQHMQDKVETILREGEWSSEIEYISLKGNEFWGAIKVKYINIVESQYQLVRIADITSRKQAQADLLRYAQRSINILESVTDAMFTVDHNWCFTYFNKEAEIMTKMNRSELLQKNMWNIFSDALGADFFEQCHLALSQHTDVHFEGYSPPLQLWFEAHIYPFEEGLSIYLRNINERKASEKAILESEEKFRTLTIQSPVGILTTTPDGFCTWTNPRLQEIAGYTFEESLGDGWAGFIHQDDVERIVEEWKNNAQSGLSTVSEYRFVHKNGNIRWVRGTTNPVLSDTGEHIGHVGTVEDITERREAEEKLRSALEELKKRNHELDNYVYKVSHDLRAPLTSIMGLVNLIKIETDPNTIRHYIDLIENRVIKSDQFIHSILSHSKILNSQVQINRVDFQSIILDSFDQLKYMPHSDRLQVHILIQGPAEFWSDVFRIDIILKNFISNAIKYMNLLQQENFVHFNISITQKEGIIEIKDNGLGIDKQYQPKIFDMFFRATEKADGSGLGLYIVKQTIERMGGSIHIESEIGQGTTFTITLPNLIQKKPGVIGQ, from the coding sequence ATGCCGCAAAAACAGCTAACGCTGGAATTATTAACTGCCGAAATCAAGCGTCTACATCAGGAAAATCAACTTCTTCAGCAAGAGTTACTTATACAAAAGACACAAACCCAACTGCTGCAAAAGCAGATAGGTGCTCCAACACCTGAGTCCTCTCAACAGGCGTACCTGACCAATCTGCCATCCGGGCCTGAAGAACAATCGAATAGGAATGAAGAAATGAATGCCATCGAAGAAGAACTGCGGCAATCCCTGGAACATACGCTTGAGTTAAATGAAAAAATAGCTACCAGTGAGGCGCAATACCGCCTGATTTCTGAAAGCATGCGCGATATGATCTGTCTGCATGACTTAGAGGGCATTTATACCTATGTTACGCCTTCTTCTAAAAACCTGGTGGGTTACGAACCGGAAGAATTGCTGGGTAAAAATCCTTATGATTATTTTCATCCGGAGGACATTGAGAAAATCAGGGTTACCTCCCATAATAAAACCAGGCAGGGATTAGCAGATACTATTGTAGAATACCGTTTCCGTCACAAAAAGGGTCATTATGTATGGCTCGAAACTGTTACAGAAGCACTCCGCAACGAAAACAATGAAATATATGGCCTCCATACGGCCTCCAGGGATATAAGCCAGCGCAAGCAGGTTGAAAAAGAAAGAGATAATTTCTTTAACTATTCCATCGATATTCTCACAATAATCGATTATGAGGGCAAAATCATCCGGGCCAATTTTGCCTGGGAATACATTCTGGGCTTTCCAGTGAAGGAAACGGAAGGAAACTTCATCTACGATTTTATTCACCCGGAGGATGTAAACAAAACCCTGGCTATTCTGAGCCAGCATAAGCAGGAAGCAGATGTTACCATCGATTTTGAAACGAGGTACCTCTGTAAAGATGGAAACTACCGGTGGGTCTCCTGGAATTATGTTCCCTTCCCTTCCGAAAATCTGGTATATGGTTTTGGAAGGGATATTACCCAGCTAAAACTTTCGGAAGAAGCCGCCAGGCTTGCCCAGTTCTCCATCGATCATGCCTCTGACTCTGTGTTTTGGATTGGCCCGGATGCAAGTATTTTGCGAGTGAACAAAACCGCTTGTTTGTTGCTGGGCTATACGGAAGAGGAAATGCTCCGCATGAAAGTAGCCGATACTGACCCAAATTATTCCGAAGAAGTGTGGCCTGAACACTGGCAGGAACTGCGGGAGAAAAAAAATATGATCTTTGAGTCGGCTCACCGGACCAAAGATGGCACCATCCGGCCCACGGAAGTAAGTGTAAATTATTTTCAGTATAATGGCAAGGAATACAATTTTGCTTTTGCTAGAGATATTACAGAACGCAAACAGGCAGAAGAAAGACTACAATTTAATAGTTTGATCTTATCCAGGGTAAACGATGCCATTGTAGGCGTAGACCAGCAATATAATATCAATTACTGGAGCGAAAGCGCCGAACGGCAATATGGCTTATCTGCAGCTGATGTATTGGAAAAACCTCTTTCTACGGCCTATACTTTTGAATGGCTGCACCCGGAGGATGAGCAGCATATGGCTACTTCGCTTGCCCAGAAAGGCTATTGCAAGTTTGAAGTGCGCCAGACACTATATAATGGCAAAAAATTGTTTGCAGAAATGGTTGTTCAGCAGATGACCGATCTTTTTGGAAAAAACATGGGCTTATTTGCCATTATACATGACATTACCGAGCGAAAACAAGCTGAACAGCAGCTACTGGAGCGGGAGACGATGCTGGAAATTATTTTTAATGAATCTACGGATGCATTATTTCTGGTAGAATCGGAAAGCGGGAAAATTATCAAATGTAATAACAAAGCCATAGAATTTTTCGAAGCAGATTCGGAAGAGGAATTAAAAGGCAAATTTGGCCCTAGCTTTCACAAACATCCTTTTACCGAACAGCATATGCAGGATAAGGTTGAAACAATCCTCCGCGAGGGCGAATGGAGCAGTGAAATAGAATATATTTCTCTGAAAGGAAATGAATTCTGGGGCGCAATAAAGGTAAAATATATCAACATCGTAGAATCACAATATCAATTGGTGCGTATTGCAGATATTACCAGCCGAAAACAAGCCCAGGCAGATTTGTTGCGCTATGCCCAGCGAAGTATTAATATTCTCGAAAGTGTAACAGATGCCATGTTCACCGTAGACCATAATTGGTGCTTTACCTATTTTAATAAGGAAGCCGAAATTATGACTAAAATGAACCGGTCGGAATTGCTGCAGAAGAATATGTGGAATATATTTTCAGATGCGCTTGGCGCTGATTTTTTTGAGCAGTGCCACCTGGCCTTAAGTCAGCATACAGATGTACATTTTGAAGGATATTCACCGCCACTCCAACTCTGGTTTGAAGCACATATATATCCATTTGAAGAAGGGCTTTCCATTTATTTGCGCAACATTAACGAAAGAAAAGCCTCTGAGAAAGCCATCCTGGAAAGTGAAGAAAAATTCCGTACACTCACCATTCAATCGCCAGTGGGTATATTAACTACCACTCCCGATGGATTTTGCACCTGGACTAACCCAAGGCTGCAGGAGATTGCCGGTTACACGTTCGAAGAGAGCCTGGGCGATGGATGGGCCGGTTTTATACACCAGGATGATGTAGAAAGAATAGTTGAAGAATGGAAAAATAACGCACAATCAGGATTATCAACCGTAAGTGAATACCGCTTTGTCCATAAAAACGGCAATATTCGCTGGGTAAGGGGTACTACTAATCCGGTACTTTCCGACACAGGGGAACATATCGGGCATGTAGGCACGGTTGAAGATATAACTGAACGCCGGGAAGCAGAGGAAAAATTAAGAAGTGCCCTGGAAGAACTAAAAAAGCGCAATCACGAACTTGACAATTATGTCTATAAAGTTTCCCATGACCTGAGAGCCCCTCTGACTTCCATTATGGGCCTGGTCAACCTGATTAAAATAGAAACAGACCCGAATACGATCCGGCATTATATTGATCTGATCGAAAACCGGGTCATTAAATCAGACCAGTTTATTCATTCAATCCTCAGCCATTCCAAAATACTCAATTCGCAGGTTCAGATTAATCGGGTCGACTTCCAAAGTATCATTCTCGATTCCTTTGACCAGCTCAAATATATGCCGCATTCTGACCGGCTGCAGGTACATATTCTTATTCAGGGACCAGCAGAATTCTGGAGCGATGTATTCCGTATTGATATTATTCTGAAAAACTTTATTTCTAATGCCATCAAGTATATGAACCTGCTTCAGCAGGAAAACTTTGTGCACTTTAACATTAGCATCACCCAAAAAGAAGGCATTATTGAAATTAAAGACAATGGTTTAGGGATAGATAAACAATATCAGCCTAAGATTTTCGATATGTTTTTCCGGGCAACTGAAAAAGCCGATGGTTCAGGATTAGGTCTGTACATTGTCAAACAAACTATTGAAAGAATGGGCGGCAGTATTCATATAGAAAGTGAAATAGGGCAAGGCACAACCTTCACCATCACACTGCCTAATCTGATACAGAAAAAGCCAGGTGTCATTGGTCAGTAA